A region of Granulibacter bethesdensis DNA encodes the following proteins:
- the adhP gene encoding alcohol dehydrogenase AdhP yields MDKSMKAAVVREFGKPLVLEEVPVPRPGAGQILVKIAATGVCHTDLHAADGDWPVKPKPPFIPGHEGVGHVVAVGSGVRHVKEGDRVGVPWLYTACGHCKHCLGGWETLCEEQQNTGYSVNGSFAEYVVADPNFVGHLPENVSFVDIAPILCAGVTVYKGLKVTDTKPGDWVVISGIGGLGHLAVQYAKAMGLNVIAVDIDDAKLDLAKRLGASLAVNAKKADPVAFVKKEARGVQGVLVTAVSPKAFEQALHMVDRGGTVSLNGLPPGDFPLSIFDTVLNGTTVRGSIVGTRLDLQEALDFAGDGKVKATISTERLENINDIFARMHEGDIQGRVVIDFEK; encoded by the coding sequence ATGGACAAGAGCATGAAGGCGGCAGTCGTCCGCGAATTCGGAAAACCGCTCGTTTTGGAAGAAGTTCCGGTGCCCAGGCCGGGTGCGGGACAAATTCTCGTCAAGATCGCAGCGACTGGTGTCTGCCACACCGATCTGCATGCCGCCGACGGCGATTGGCCGGTCAAGCCGAAACCACCCTTTATTCCCGGTCATGAGGGCGTGGGGCACGTCGTGGCGGTTGGTTCCGGCGTCAGGCATGTCAAGGAAGGCGACCGCGTTGGCGTTCCCTGGCTTTACACCGCCTGTGGCCATTGCAAGCACTGCCTCGGGGGCTGGGAAACGCTCTGTGAGGAACAGCAGAATACGGGGTATTCCGTCAACGGCAGCTTTGCTGAATATGTCGTCGCGGACCCGAACTTTGTCGGACATCTGCCGGAGAACGTCTCCTTCGTCGATATCGCGCCCATCCTTTGCGCAGGCGTCACTGTCTACAAGGGGCTCAAAGTGACCGACACCAAGCCTGGCGACTGGGTGGTGATTTCGGGGATCGGCGGGCTTGGCCATCTCGCTGTGCAATATGCGAAGGCCATGGGCCTGAATGTCATCGCCGTCGATATCGACGATGCCAAGCTCGACCTTGCCAAAAGGTTGGGCGCATCGCTCGCCGTCAATGCCAAAAAGGCCGATCCGGTCGCCTTCGTCAAGAAGGAGGCCCGTGGAGTCCAGGGCGTGCTCGTCACCGCTGTTTCGCCGAAGGCGTTCGAACAGGCACTTCATATGGTCGATCGTGGCGGCACGGTCTCGCTCAACGGTCTGCCGCCGGGCGACTTCCCCCTGTCGATCTTCGACACTGTTCTGAACGGAACAACTGTGCGCGGCTCGATCGTCGGCACACGGCTCGATCTCCAGGAAGCCCTCGACTTCGCTGGCGACGGCAAGGTCAAGGCGACGATCTCGACCG